The Pseudomonas extremaustralis genome contains a region encoding:
- the mnmA gene encoding tRNA 2-thiouridine(34) synthase MnmA — MRDPAPSDIQKKRVIVGMSGGVDSSVSAVLLMEQGYEVEGLFMKNWEEDDGTEYCTAMDDLADAQAVCDKIGIKLHTANFAAEYWDNVFEHFLAEYKAGRTPNPDILCNREIKFKAFLDYAMMLGADLIATGHYVRRRDIDGRTELLKGLDANKDQSYFLHAVGGEQIAKTLFPVGELEKPEVRRIAEKHDLATAKKKDSTGICFIGERRFSDFLKQYLPAQPGEIKTTEGEVIGRHHGLMYHTIGQRQGLGIGGLKDAGDEPWYVLVKDLEHNELIVGQGNDHPWLFSRALLASDIYWVNPVDLSAPRRLTAKVRYRQSDQPCTLEKTASGYRATFDDPQRAVTPGQSVVFYDGEVCLGGGVIEVAEPWSNPA, encoded by the coding sequence ATGCGTGATCCAGCCCCTTCTGACATACAAAAGAAGCGCGTCATCGTCGGCATGTCCGGCGGCGTGGATTCTTCCGTTTCCGCCGTTCTGCTCATGGAGCAGGGTTATGAGGTGGAAGGCCTGTTCATGAAGAACTGGGAAGAAGACGATGGAACGGAATATTGCACCGCCATGGACGACTTGGCGGACGCCCAGGCTGTCTGCGACAAGATCGGTATCAAGCTGCACACCGCCAATTTCGCCGCCGAGTACTGGGACAACGTGTTCGAGCACTTCCTGGCCGAATACAAGGCCGGTCGCACGCCGAACCCGGATATCCTGTGCAACCGAGAGATCAAGTTCAAGGCGTTCCTCGACTACGCCATGATGCTCGGTGCCGACCTGATTGCCACAGGCCACTATGTGCGCCGCCGCGATATCGACGGACGCACCGAACTGCTCAAAGGCCTGGATGCGAACAAAGACCAGAGCTACTTCCTGCACGCCGTCGGCGGCGAACAGATCGCCAAGACCCTGTTCCCAGTGGGCGAACTGGAAAAGCCCGAAGTACGCAGGATTGCCGAAAAGCACGACCTGGCCACCGCGAAGAAAAAGGATTCCACCGGGATCTGCTTTATCGGCGAACGCCGCTTCAGCGACTTCCTCAAGCAATACCTGCCAGCGCAACCGGGCGAGATCAAGACCACCGAAGGCGAGGTCATCGGTCGTCATCACGGCCTGATGTACCACACCATCGGCCAGCGCCAGGGCCTGGGCATCGGTGGCTTGAAAGACGCCGGTGACGAGCCATGGTACGTACTGGTCAAGGACCTGGAGCACAACGAACTGATCGTCGGCCAGGGCAATGACCACCCTTGGTTGTTCTCCCGCGCGCTGCTCGCTTCGGACATCTACTGGGTCAACCCGGTGGACCTGAGCGCCCCGCGCCGCCTGACCGCCAAGGTGCGCTATCGCCAGAGCGACCAGCCCTGCACCCTGGAAAAAACCGCCAGCGGTTACCGCGCCACCTTCGATGACCCGCAACGCGCGGTCACGCCCGGCCAGTCCGTGGTGTTCTACGATGGCGAAGTGTGCCTGGGCGGCGGCGTGATAGAAGTCGCCGAACCCTGGAGCAACCCGGCATGA
- the hflD gene encoding high frequency lysogenization protein HflD: MTPTQEQLTALGGVFLAAVLVDKIAKTGQVTEAGLTCMLGSLLIRDPKDTLEVYGGDDLALREGYRALVGALERDPSTLQREPLRYALSMLGLERQLAKRDDLLETIGKRLPQIQSQVEHFGPAHENVIAACGALYQDTLSTLRQRIQVHGDMRNLQQPNNASKIRALLLAGIRSARLWRQLGGHRWQLVISRRKLLKELYPLMRNE, from the coding sequence ATGACCCCGACCCAGGAGCAATTGACAGCACTGGGCGGCGTCTTCCTCGCCGCAGTACTGGTGGACAAGATCGCCAAGACCGGCCAGGTCACTGAAGCCGGCCTGACCTGCATGCTCGGCAGCCTGCTGATCCGCGACCCTAAGGACACGCTGGAAGTCTATGGCGGTGACGATCTGGCGCTGCGTGAAGGCTACCGCGCACTGGTCGGCGCCCTGGAACGCGACCCGAGCACCTTGCAGCGCGAACCACTGCGCTACGCCCTGTCGATGCTTGGCCTCGAGCGTCAACTGGCCAAGCGAGACGACCTGCTGGAAACCATCGGCAAGCGTCTGCCGCAGATCCAGTCCCAGGTCGAACACTTCGGTCCGGCCCACGAAAACGTTATCGCCGCCTGCGGCGCGCTGTACCAGGACACCTTGAGCACCTTGCGCCAGCGCATCCAGGTGCATGGTGACATGCGCAACCTGCAACAACCGAACAACGCCTCGAAAATCCGCGCCCTGCTCTTGGCCGGTATTCGCTCGGCGCGGTTGTGGCGCCAATTGGGCGGTCATCGCTGGCAACTGGTCATCAGCCGTCGCAAATTGCTTAAAGAGCTTTACCCGTTGATGCGCAACGAATAA
- the icd gene encoding NADP-dependent isocitrate dehydrogenase, translating to MGYKKIQVPAVGDKITVNADHSLNVPDQPIIPYIEGDGIGVDISPVMIKVVDAAVEKAYGGKRKISWMEVFAGEKATQVYDQDTWLPQETLDAVRDYVVSIKGPLTTPVGGGIRSLNVALRQQLDLYVCLRPVRWFEGVPSPVKKPGDVDMTIFRENSEDIYAGIEWKAGSPEAIKVIKFLKEEMGVTKIRFDQDCGIGIKPVSKEGTKRLARKALQYVVDNDRESLTIVHKGNIMKFTEGAFKEWAYEVAAEEFGATLLDGGPWMQFKNPKTGKNVVVKDAIADAMLQQILLRPAEYDVIATLNLNGDYLSDALAAEVGGIGIAPGANLSDTVAMFEATHGTAPKYAGKDQVNPGSLILSAEMMLRHMGWTEAADLIIKGTNGAISAKTVTYDFERLMDGAKLVSSSGFGDALISHM from the coding sequence ATGGGATACAAGAAGATTCAGGTTCCGGCAGTCGGCGACAAAATCACCGTCAATGCAGACCATTCTCTCAATGTTCCTGACCAACCGATCATTCCTTATATCGAAGGTGACGGTATTGGCGTCGACATCAGTCCGGTGATGATCAAGGTGGTCGACGCCGCTGTTGAAAAAGCTTACGGCGGCAAGCGCAAGATTTCGTGGATGGAAGTTTTCGCCGGTGAAAAGGCGACTCAAGTCTACGACCAGGACACCTGGCTGCCCCAGGAAACCCTGGATGCGGTCAGGGACTATGTCGTTTCCATCAAGGGCCCGCTGACGACGCCGGTCGGCGGTGGTATCCGTTCGTTGAACGTCGCCCTGCGCCAGCAACTCGACCTTTATGTGTGCCTGCGCCCTGTGCGCTGGTTCGAGGGCGTGCCGAGCCCGGTCAAGAAGCCGGGTGATGTGGACATGACCATCTTCCGCGAGAACTCCGAGGATATTTACGCCGGGATCGAGTGGAAGGCTGGCTCGCCCGAAGCGATCAAGGTGATCAAGTTCCTCAAGGAAGAAATGGGCGTTACCAAGATCCGTTTCGACCAGGACTGCGGTATTGGCATTAAGCCGGTTTCCAAAGAGGGTACCAAGCGCCTTGCGCGCAAGGCCCTGCAATATGTAGTGGATAACGACCGCGAGTCGCTGACCATTGTGCACAAAGGCAACATCATGAAGTTCACCGAAGGTGCCTTCAAGGAATGGGCCTATGAAGTGGCAGCCGAAGAGTTCGGCGCGACGCTGCTTGACGGTGGGCCGTGGATGCAGTTCAAGAACCCGAAAACCGGCAAGAATGTGGTGGTCAAAGACGCTATCGCCGACGCCATGCTCCAGCAGATCCTGCTGCGCCCGGCCGAGTACGACGTGATTGCCACCCTCAACCTCAATGGCGACTATCTGTCTGACGCCTTGGCGGCGGAAGTGGGCGGTATCGGTATTGCGCCGGGGGCCAACCTGTCCGACACCGTGGCCATGTTCGAAGCCACCCACGGTACTGCGCCCAAGTATGCGGGCAAGGATCAGGTCAACCCGGGGTCATTGATCTTGTCGGCGGAAATGATGTTGCGCCATATGGGGTGGACGGAAGCGGCCGATTTGATCATCAAGGGCACCAATGGCGCTATTTCGGCCAAGACCGTGACCTATGACTTCGAGCGCCTGATGGATGGTGCCAAGCTGGTGTCGTCGTCTGGCTTTGGGGATGCGCTGATCTCGCATATGTAA
- the purB gene encoding adenylosuccinate lyase: MQLSSLTAVSPVDGRYAGKTQALRPIFSEYGLIRARVLVEVRWLQRLAAHPAISEVPAFSAEANAVLNTLAENFSLEHAERVKEIERTTNHDVKAIEYLLKEQAAKLPELAQVSEFIHFACTSEDINNLSHALMLREGRDDVMLPLMRQTAEAIRELAIRFAEVPMLSRTHGQPASPTTLGKELANVVYRLERQIAQVAAVPLLGKINGAVGNYNAHLSAYPEIDWEANARAFIEDELGLGFNPYTTQIEPHDYIAELFDAIARFNTILIDFDRDIWGYISLGYFKQRTIAGEIGSSTMPHKVNPIDFENSEGNLGIANALFQHLASKLPISRWQRDLTDSTVLRNLGVGFAHSVIAYEASLKGISKLELNEQKIAADLDACWEVLAEPIQTVMRRYNIENPYEKLKELTRGKGISPQALQTFIDGLDMPAAAKAELKLLTPANYIGNAVAQAKRI; this comes from the coding sequence ATGCAGCTTTCTTCGCTCACTGCGGTTTCCCCTGTTGACGGCCGCTACGCCGGCAAGACCCAGGCCCTGCGCCCTATTTTCAGCGAATACGGCCTGATCCGTGCCCGTGTACTGGTTGAAGTGCGCTGGCTCCAGCGCCTGGCCGCTCACCCTGCCATCAGTGAAGTGCCGGCGTTCTCCGCCGAAGCCAATGCGGTATTGAACACCCTGGCGGAAAACTTCTCTCTGGAGCACGCCGAGCGTGTCAAAGAGATCGAGCGCACCACCAACCACGACGTCAAAGCCATCGAATACCTGCTCAAAGAGCAAGCGGCCAAGCTGCCGGAACTGGCCCAGGTCAGCGAGTTCATCCACTTTGCCTGCACCAGCGAGGACATCAACAACCTGTCCCACGCCCTGATGCTGCGCGAAGGCCGTGATGACGTGATGCTGCCGCTTATGCGCCAGACCGCCGAAGCCATCCGTGAGCTGGCCATTCGCTTCGCCGAAGTACCAATGCTGTCGCGCACCCACGGCCAGCCGGCCTCACCGACGACCCTGGGCAAAGAACTGGCCAACGTGGTGTACCGCCTGGAGCGCCAGATCGCTCAAGTCGCTGCGGTACCGTTGCTGGGCAAGATCAACGGCGCTGTCGGCAACTACAACGCCCACCTGTCGGCCTACCCCGAGATCGACTGGGAAGCCAACGCCCGCGCCTTCATCGAAGACGAACTGGGCCTGGGCTTCAACCCGTACACCACGCAGATCGAACCGCACGACTACATCGCCGAACTGTTCGACGCCATTGCACGCTTCAACACCATCCTGATCGACTTCGATCGCGATATCTGGGGCTATATCTCCCTGGGCTACTTCAAGCAGCGCACCATTGCCGGCGAGATCGGTTCGTCGACGATGCCGCACAAGGTCAACCCGATCGACTTCGAAAACTCCGAAGGCAACCTCGGCATCGCCAACGCGCTGTTCCAGCATCTGGCCAGCAAGCTGCCGATCTCCCGCTGGCAGCGCGACCTGACCGACTCCACCGTTTTGCGCAACCTCGGCGTGGGCTTTGCCCACAGCGTGATCGCTTACGAAGCCAGCCTCAAAGGCATCAGCAAGCTGGAACTCAATGAGCAGAAAATCGCCGCTGACCTGGACGCGTGCTGGGAAGTCCTGGCCGAGCCGATCCAGACCGTGATGCGCCGCTACAACATCGAAAACCCTTACGAGAAACTCAAAGAGTTGACACGCGGCAAGGGCATCAGCCCGCAAGCGCTGCAAACTTTCATCGACGGCCTGGATATGCCCGCCGCTGCCAAGGCCGAGCTGAAACTGCTCACCCCGGCCAACTACATCGGCAACGCCGTGGCCCAAGCCAAACGTATCTGA
- a CDS encoding ribosomal protein uL16 3-hydroxylase, with the protein MNPDIPLQLLGGITAREFLRDYWQKKPLLIRQAIPDFESPIDADELAGLALEEEVESRLVIEHGERPWELRRGPFTEDTFSTLPEREWTLLVQAVDQFVPEVAELLEQFRFLPSWRIDDVMISFAAPGGSVGPHFDNYDVFLLQAHGKRNWKIGQMCSSESPMLQHADLRILAEFEESAEWVLEPGDMLYLPPRLAHFGIAEDDCMTYSVGFRAPSAAEVLTHFTDFLAQYLTDEERYTDADAQPVSDPHQIQSDALDRLKSLLAEHMSDERMLLTWFGQFMTEPRYPELIAGEELIEEDFISSLQDGAILVRNPSARMAWSEVDDDVLLFASGQSRYLPGKLRELLKLVCSADALHSDNLGEWLADEDGRDLLCELVKQGSLGFADE; encoded by the coding sequence ATGAATCCTGATATCCCTCTTCAACTTCTGGGCGGCATCACGGCACGGGAATTCCTGCGCGACTACTGGCAGAAAAAACCCCTGCTGATCCGTCAGGCCATTCCTGATTTCGAAAGCCCGATCGACGCCGACGAACTGGCAGGCCTGGCGCTGGAAGAAGAAGTCGAGTCGCGCCTGGTGATCGAACACGGCGAGCGCCCGTGGGAACTGCGTCGCGGCCCGTTCACCGAAGACACCTTCAGCACCCTGCCCGAGCGCGAGTGGACCCTGCTGGTGCAGGCGGTCGACCAATTCGTGCCCGAAGTCGCCGAGTTGCTGGAGCAGTTCCGCTTCCTGCCGAGCTGGCGCATCGACGACGTGATGATCAGCTTCGCCGCACCCGGCGGCAGCGTGGGTCCGCACTTCGATAACTACGACGTGTTCCTGCTGCAAGCCCATGGCAAGCGCAACTGGAAGATCGGCCAGATGTGCAGCTCTGAAAGTCCGATGCTGCAACACGCCGACCTGCGCATTCTTGCCGAATTCGAAGAAAGCGCCGAATGGGTGCTGGAACCGGGCGACATGCTCTACCTGCCGCCACGCCTGGCCCACTTCGGCATTGCCGAAGACGATTGCATGACCTACTCGGTCGGCTTCCGCGCCCCGAGCGCCGCCGAGGTGTTGACCCACTTCACCGACTTCCTCGCTCAGTACCTGACCGACGAAGAGCGCTACACCGATGCGGATGCCCAGCCGGTCAGCGACCCACACCAGATCCAGAGCGACGCCCTGGACCGCCTCAAAAGCCTGCTGGCCGAGCACATGAGCGACGAGCGCATGCTGCTGACCTGGTTCGGCCAGTTCATGACCGAGCCACGCTACCCGGAGCTGATCGCTGGCGAAGAGCTGATCGAAGAAGACTTCATCAGCAGCCTGCAAGACGGTGCGATCCTGGTGCGCAACCCAAGCGCACGCATGGCTTGGTCCGAAGTCGACGACGACGTGCTGCTGTTCGCCAGCGGCCAGAGCCGCTACCTGCCGGGCAAACTGCGTGAATTGTTGAAACTGGTGTGCTCGGCCGATGCGCTGCACAGCGATAACCTTGGCGAGTGGCTGGCGGACGAAGATGGCCGCGACCTGCTATGCGAGCTGGTCAAGCAAGGAAGCCTGGGGTTTGCCGATGAATAA
- the cspD gene encoding cold shock domain-containing protein CspD codes for MSGVKISGKVKWFNNAKGYGFIVENGKSEDLFAHYSAIKMDGYKTLKAGQHVEFEIIQGPKGLHAVDICAACAGMPGKTHKETHGAKPQTDQSAQSKTKQTA; via the coding sequence ATGTCTGGCGTCAAGATCAGTGGCAAGGTCAAGTGGTTCAACAATGCCAAGGGATACGGCTTCATTGTTGAAAATGGCAAGTCCGAAGACCTTTTTGCGCATTACTCAGCGATCAAAATGGACGGATACAAGACGCTGAAAGCGGGCCAACACGTGGAATTTGAAATCATTCAAGGACCCAAGGGACTGCACGCCGTAGATATTTGTGCAGCCTGCGCAGGGATGCCCGGAAAAACCCACAAGGAAACGCATGGAGCGAAACCTCAAACAGATCAATCCGCTCAATCGAAAACCAAACAAACGGCCTGA
- the clpS gene encoding ATP-dependent Clp protease adapter ClpS yields the protein MHAISQIRLTFNQDRPDHEHDDDGSAGIAVQEAKPALQAPPMYKVVLFNDDYTPMDFVVEVLEVFFNLNRELATKVMLAVHTEGRAVCGVFTRDIAETKAMQVNQYARESQHPLLCEIEKDG from the coding sequence ATGCATGCAATCAGCCAGATTCGACTAACATTCAATCAGGATCGACCGGATCACGAACACGATGACGACGGTTCTGCAGGCATTGCTGTTCAGGAGGCCAAGCCTGCTCTACAGGCGCCGCCGATGTACAAGGTGGTTTTGTTCAATGATGACTACACACCGATGGATTTCGTGGTCGAAGTGCTCGAGGTGTTTTTTAACCTGAACCGCGAGTTGGCGACCAAGGTAATGCTGGCCGTTCACACAGAAGGACGGGCAGTATGTGGAGTGTTTACCCGCGACATCGCCGAGACAAAGGCTATGCAGGTCAACCAGTACGCCAGGGAAAGCCAGCATCCGCTACTCTGTGAAATCGAGAAGGACGGTTAA
- a CDS encoding NUDIX hydrolase — protein MTWQPHITVATIVEDNGRFLMVEELKGGRAVLNQPAGHLDPHETLIEAAVRETLEETGWDVEATGIVGIYLYTAPSNGVTYQRVCFTAKALKHHPDYQLDEGIVRARWLTRDELMTLRDAWRSELIIHCIDDYLNGQRHSLELIRPSL, from the coding sequence ATGACCTGGCAACCCCACATCACCGTCGCCACCATCGTCGAAGACAACGGCCGCTTCCTGATGGTCGAAGAACTCAAGGGCGGCCGCGCCGTGCTCAACCAGCCCGCCGGCCACCTCGACCCGCACGAAACCCTGATCGAAGCCGCCGTGCGCGAGACCCTCGAAGAAACCGGTTGGGACGTCGAAGCCACCGGCATCGTCGGCATCTATCTGTACACCGCACCGAGCAACGGCGTGACCTACCAGCGCGTGTGCTTCACCGCCAAGGCCCTGAAACATCACCCAGACTATCAACTGGACGAAGGCATCGTGCGTGCCCGCTGGTTGACCCGTGACGAGCTGATGACCCTGCGCGATGCCTGGCGCAGCGAGCTGATCATCCATTGCATCGATGATTATTTGAACGGCCAGCGCCACAGTCTCGAATTGATCCGACCTTCTCTTTAG
- a CDS encoding NADP-dependent isocitrate dehydrogenase yields the protein MPTRSKIIYTFTDEAPALATYSLLPIVEAFTASADIAVETRDISLAGRILASFPEQLGNKAVPDHLAELGALAVTPEANIIKLPNISASTPQLQAAIKELQAKGYALPDYPETVTTDAEKETRARYDKIKGSAVNPVLREGNSDRRAPLSVKNYARKHPHKMGAWAADSKSHVAHMNHGDFYGSEKAVQIEAADAVKIELIAKDGTATVLKEKTSVQAGEIIDSAVLSKNALRSFIAAEIEDAKKQGVLLSVHLKATMMKVSDPIMFGQIVAEFYKDALAKHATVLEQIGFNLNNGIGDLYARIKALPAEQQAQIEADIQAVYAARPALAMVNSDKGITNLHVPSDVIVDASMPAMIRDSGKMWGTDGKLHDTKAVIPDRCYATIYQAVIEDCKAHGAFDPTTMGSVPNVGLMAQKAEEYGSHDKTFQVKADGVVRVTDSKGKLLMEQPVEAGDIFRMCQAKDAPIQDWVKLAVNRARASNTPAIFWLDPQRAHDGAVIEKVQTYLKDHNTEGLDIRIMSPVDAMKFTLERTRKGLDTISVTGNVLRDYLTDLFPIMELGTSAKMLSIVPLMNGGGLFETGAGGSAPKHVQQLLEENFLRWDSLGEFLALAASLEHLGVTYKNPKALVLSKTLDQATGQFLDNNKSPSRKVGNIDNRGSHFYLALYWAQALAAQTEDTALQGQFSELAKTLTANEATIVAELNAVQGKPVDIGGYYAPNPELTSKVMRPSNTLNAAIAKLK from the coding sequence ATGCCCACCCGCTCGAAGATCATCTACACCTTCACCGACGAAGCACCAGCCCTCGCCACCTATTCACTGCTGCCTATCGTAGAGGCCTTCACCGCTTCCGCTGATATTGCCGTGGAAACCCGCGACATTTCCCTCGCCGGGCGCATCCTCGCAAGCTTCCCCGAGCAACTGGGCAACAAAGCCGTCCCGGACCACCTCGCCGAACTGGGCGCCCTGGCCGTTACGCCTGAAGCCAATATCATCAAACTGCCTAACATCAGTGCCTCGACCCCTCAGTTGCAGGCGGCCATCAAGGAACTGCAGGCCAAGGGCTATGCCCTGCCGGACTACCCGGAAACCGTAACCACCGACGCGGAAAAAGAAACCCGTGCACGTTACGACAAAATCAAGGGCAGCGCCGTGAACCCGGTTCTGCGCGAAGGCAACTCCGACCGCCGCGCACCACTGTCGGTCAAGAACTACGCTCGCAAGCACCCGCACAAAATGGGCGCCTGGGCTGCCGACTCCAAATCCCACGTCGCTCACATGAACCACGGCGACTTCTACGGCAGCGAAAAAGCCGTACAGATCGAAGCAGCCGATGCTGTCAAAATCGAATTGATCGCCAAAGACGGTACCGCAACCGTACTGAAGGAAAAGACTTCCGTACAAGCTGGCGAAATCATCGACAGCGCCGTACTGAGCAAGAACGCCCTGCGCAGCTTCATCGCCGCTGAAATCGAAGACGCCAAGAAACAAGGCGTACTGCTGTCGGTTCACCTGAAAGCCACCATGATGAAGGTCTCCGACCCGATCATGTTCGGCCAGATCGTTGCCGAATTCTATAAAGACGCCCTGGCCAAGCACGCCACCGTGCTGGAGCAGATCGGCTTCAACCTGAACAACGGCATCGGCGACCTGTACGCTCGCATCAAGGCCCTGCCAGCCGAACAGCAAGCCCAGATCGAAGCGGACATCCAGGCGGTCTACGCCGCGCGCCCTGCCCTGGCGATGGTCAACTCCGACAAAGGCATCACCAACCTGCACGTACCGAGCGACGTTATCGTCGACGCCTCGATGCCAGCCATGATCCGTGACTCCGGCAAAATGTGGGGCACCGACGGCAAGTTGCATGACACCAAGGCCGTGATTCCGGATCGCTGCTACGCCACCATCTACCAAGCCGTCATCGAAGACTGCAAGGCCCATGGCGCGTTCGATCCGACCACTATGGGCAGCGTGCCGAACGTTGGCCTGATGGCCCAGAAAGCCGAAGAGTACGGCTCTCACGACAAGACCTTCCAGGTCAAGGCTGACGGCGTCGTCCGCGTCACCGACAGCAAGGGCAAGCTGCTGATGGAGCAGCCCGTCGAAGCCGGCGACATCTTCCGCATGTGCCAAGCCAAAGACGCGCCGATCCAGGACTGGGTCAAACTGGCCGTCAACCGTGCCCGCGCCAGCAACACCCCGGCCATCTTCTGGCTGGACCCACAGCGCGCCCACGATGGTGCGGTGATCGAGAAAGTCCAGACCTACCTGAAAGACCACAACACCGAAGGCCTGGACATCCGCATCATGTCGCCGGTCGACGCGATGAAGTTCACCCTGGAGCGTACTCGCAAAGGTCTGGACACCATCTCGGTAACCGGTAACGTACTGCGCGACTACCTGACCGACCTGTTCCCGATCATGGAACTGGGCACCAGCGCCAAGATGCTGTCGATCGTGCCGCTGATGAACGGTGGCGGCCTGTTCGAAACCGGCGCCGGCGGCTCGGCACCGAAACACGTGCAGCAACTGCTGGAAGAAAACTTCCTGCGCTGGGATTCCCTGGGCGAGTTCCTGGCCCTGGCGGCATCGCTTGAGCATTTGGGTGTAACCTACAAAAACCCGAAAGCCCTGGTTCTGTCCAAGACCCTGGACCAGGCCACCGGCCAGTTCCTGGACAACAACAAGTCGCCATCGCGCAAAGTCGGCAATATCGACAACCGCGGCAGCCACTTCTACCTGGCACTGTACTGGGCCCAGGCCCTGGCCGCGCAGACTGAAGACACTGCACTGCAAGGTCAATTCAGCGAACTGGCCAAGACCCTGACCGCGAACGAAGCAACCATCGTTGCCGAGCTCAACGCTGTACAGGGCAAGCCTGTGGACATTGGCGGCTACTACGCGCCAAACCCAGAGCTGACCAGCAAGGTCATGCGCCCAAGCAACACGCTCAATGCGGCGATTGCCAAGCTGAAGTAA